One Oceanicoccus sagamiensis genomic region harbors:
- the glnK gene encoding P-II family nitrogen regulator, whose amino-acid sequence MKLITAVIKPFKLDDVRQALSEVGVTGITATEVKGFGRQKGHTELYRGAEYVVDFLPKVKLEIAINDDQVETVIEAISGAANTGKIGDGKIFVAPLEHIVRIRTGETNEDAV is encoded by the coding sequence ATGAAACTGATTACCGCGGTTATCAAGCCTTTTAAACTGGACGATGTGCGCCAGGCCTTATCAGAAGTGGGTGTTACCGGTATTACCGCTACAGAGGTTAAGGGCTTTGGTCGCCAGAAGGGCCATACCGAGCTATACCGTGGCGCTGAGTATGTGGTGGACTTCCTGCCTAAAGTAAAACTCGAGATCGCTATTAATGATGATCAGGTAGAAACCGTGATCGAAGCGATTAGTGGCGCTGCCAATACCGGCAAAATCGGTGATGGTAAAATCTTTGTGGCGCCTTTAGAGCATATTGTCCGTATCCGCACCGGCGAAACTAACGAAGACGCCGTATAG
- the glnK gene encoding P-II family nitrogen regulator, translating to MKLVTAVVKPFKLDDVREALSEIGVQGITVTEVKGFGRQKGHTELYRGAEYVVDFLPKVKIEVAIAEASLDQVIEAITSAANTGKIGDGKIFVSTLEQVIRIRTGETGEEAI from the coding sequence ATGAAACTGGTTACGGCTGTAGTCAAACCATTCAAATTGGACGACGTGCGCGAAGCGCTGTCTGAAATCGGTGTACAGGGTATTACTGTTACAGAAGTGAAAGGTTTCGGACGCCAGAAGGGCCACACTGAGTTATACCGTGGCGCAGAATACGTTGTCGACTTTTTACCCAAAGTGAAAATTGAAGTAGCGATTGCTGAAGCATCGTTAGATCAAGTTATCGAAGCAATCACTAGTGCTGCCAACACCGGCAAAATTGGTGACGGCAAAATCTTTGTTTCTACCCTAGAGCAGGTGATCCGTATCCGCACCGGCGAAACTGGCGAAGAAGCTATTTAA
- a CDS encoding pyridoxamine 5'-phosphate oxidase family protein: MNCTMNPKQRDDFLLDIHVGILSLNQPHRGPLSTPVWYWYEPGGHLWFETQPDSRKGRLLDIGTRISLCVQDEKPPYAYVSIEGPVIEIAEDDFDQHQVPMACRYLGEKAGREYLASLTPSEWKRYIVKPERWSTFNGSADVGK; this comes from the coding sequence ATGAATTGCACGATGAACCCCAAACAGCGGGATGATTTTCTGCTAGATATCCATGTGGGCATACTAAGCCTTAACCAGCCCCACCGAGGCCCACTTAGCACCCCTGTCTGGTATTGGTATGAGCCCGGTGGCCATCTATGGTTTGAAACCCAACCGGATTCACGCAAGGGCCGACTACTGGATATCGGCACCCGTATCAGCCTTTGTGTGCAAGACGAAAAACCGCCCTATGCCTATGTCAGTATTGAAGGGCCGGTGATTGAAATTGCGGAAGATGATTTTGATCAGCACCAAGTGCCTATGGCCTGCCGCTACCTTGGTGAAAAAGCCGGGCGCGAGTATCTTGCCAGCCTGACTCCATCTGAGTGGAAACGCTATATTGTTAAGCCTGAACGGTGGTCGACGTTTAATGGTTCGGCGGATGTGGGTAAATAA
- a CDS encoding TRAP transporter substrate-binding protein — translation MSTSYNRFSPLIILALVAALVTVSWLLVIERAAEVVKTGNVESVADGRQQTFQWKMVTTWPKNFPGLGTAPENFAKVINEMSNGRLTVKVYGGGEIVPALEVFSAVSQGTAEMGHGAAYYWKGKIPSSPFFTSVPFGLTAQEMNGWLHYGGGLELWREAYAPFNIIPFAGGNTGVQMAGWFNREINSIDDIKGLKMRVPGVGGEVFSRAGGTAVTLPGSELYTSLQTGVIDATEWVAPYNDMALGLHEVAKYYYYPGWHEPGPTLELIINKDAYDSLPEDLQKMVEIAARYANQDMLDEYTARNNASLLNLQANHDTELRKLPDDVLRALHKASNEYLIEVANEDPMAAKVYKSWRAYADGVKNYHHISEQAYINARDL, via the coding sequence ATGAGCACATCCTATAATCGTTTTAGCCCACTTATTATCCTGGCACTGGTAGCAGCGCTAGTGACTGTGAGTTGGCTGCTGGTTATTGAAAGGGCGGCCGAGGTAGTAAAAACAGGCAACGTAGAAAGCGTAGCTGATGGACGTCAGCAGACCTTTCAATGGAAAATGGTCACCACCTGGCCAAAGAATTTCCCGGGTTTGGGTACGGCGCCAGAAAATTTTGCCAAAGTGATTAACGAAATGAGCAATGGCCGCCTAACGGTTAAAGTCTATGGCGGCGGTGAAATTGTGCCTGCGCTTGAAGTGTTTAGTGCGGTTTCCCAAGGCACTGCTGAGATGGGTCATGGCGCCGCTTATTACTGGAAAGGCAAGATTCCATCATCGCCATTTTTTACCTCAGTTCCCTTTGGCTTAACCGCCCAGGAAATGAATGGCTGGTTACACTATGGTGGCGGCTTGGAATTATGGCGTGAGGCCTATGCGCCGTTTAATATTATTCCCTTTGCCGGGGGCAATACCGGTGTGCAAATGGCCGGTTGGTTTAACCGTGAGATTAATTCCATCGACGATATCAAAGGCTTAAAAATGCGCGTGCCGGGTGTTGGCGGCGAAGTCTTTAGTCGAGCCGGTGGTACCGCGGTGACCTTGCCCGGTAGTGAGTTATATACCTCACTGCAAACCGGTGTGATTGATGCTACCGAATGGGTTGCACCTTATAACGATATGGCACTGGGTTTACATGAGGTGGCAAAATATTATTACTACCCTGGCTGGCATGAGCCCGGCCCTACCTTAGAATTAATTATTAATAAAGACGCCTATGATTCACTGCCTGAAGATTTACAAAAAATGGTAGAGATTGCCGCCCGCTATGCCAACCAGGATATGCTGGATGAATATACCGCCCGCAATAATGCCTCATTATTAAATCTGCAAGCAAACCACGATACCGAGCTGCGTAAATTGCCGGATGATGTACTGCGGGCGTTGCACAAAGCCTCGAATGAATATCTGATTGAGGTGGCCAATGAAGATCCCATGGCCGCCAAAGTTTATAAATCCTGGCGTGCTTATGCTGATGGAGTTAAAAACTATCACCATATTTCTGAGCAGGCTTATATCAACGCGCGGGACTTATAA
- a CDS encoding SIS domain-containing protein, translated as MKPLNIINAIELARPDLRKSELKVADFILGQPDKVIHLRIVDLAQKAGVSEPTVVRFCRAIGCDGFQDFKLLLAQHVAHSPSYEEFSLNEHDSAREYTIKVFDSAVDTLNKVRDSLDTRSIETAVDVLQKARRVEFYGFGASSPVAMDAQHKFFRLQIPSSAYSDPHIQAMSAMSLQPGDVVVAISQSGRTQVLLDAMALVKETGATIIGLAPSNTPVAQGCDIALHIDVKEDIENYTPLPSRMAHMAVMDILAVGVSKAKGPAVGEHLQKIHRALKPLRQQ; from the coding sequence TTGAAGCCTCTTAATATTATCAACGCCATAGAATTAGCCCGGCCGGATTTACGCAAGTCCGAACTTAAAGTGGCAGACTTTATTCTTGGCCAACCGGATAAAGTGATTCATCTACGCATTGTCGATCTGGCACAAAAAGCGGGTGTGTCTGAACCTACTGTGGTGCGCTTTTGCCGAGCCATTGGCTGTGATGGTTTCCAGGATTTTAAATTATTATTGGCCCAGCATGTGGCCCATAGCCCCAGCTATGAAGAGTTCAGCCTGAATGAGCACGACTCGGCGCGGGAATATACCATCAAGGTGTTTGACTCTGCGGTGGACACCTTAAACAAAGTGCGGGACAGCCTCGATACACGCTCGATTGAAACCGCCGTTGATGTCTTGCAAAAAGCCCGGCGGGTGGAATTTTATGGCTTTGGGGCCTCAAGCCCCGTCGCCATGGATGCGCAACATAAGTTTTTCCGTTTGCAGATCCCCTCTTCCGCCTACTCCGACCCCCATATTCAAGCGATGTCAGCAATGTCCTTACAGCCGGGTGATGTGGTGGTGGCGATTTCCCAATCCGGACGAACCCAGGTATTACTGGATGCCATGGCCTTGGTAAAAGAAACCGGTGCCACCATTATTGGCCTGGCTCCCAGCAATACCCCGGTTGCTCAGGGCTGTGATATTGCCCTGCATATTGACGTTAAAGAAGATATTGAAAATTACACCCCTCTGCCCTCACGGATGGCACATATGGCGGTGATGGATATTCTGGCGGTGGGCGTATCCAAGGCTAAGGGGCCTGCGGTGGGAGAGCATTTGCAGAAAATTCACCGGGCACTAAAACCTCTGCGTCAGCAATAA
- a CDS encoding accessory factor UbiK family protein has product MQSKGEMVDKLVAGLTDKLSTLVSETGNGSAIKKDLQHNLRAVIQSTVSKLEMVSREEFDAQVAVLHRSREKIDQLEQQLQQLTELVEQQ; this is encoded by the coding sequence ATGCAAAGTAAGGGTGAAATGGTCGATAAGCTGGTGGCCGGCCTGACCGATAAGCTATCCACGCTAGTGTCTGAGACCGGAAATGGCTCGGCGATAAAAAAAGACCTGCAACACAATCTGCGTGCGGTTATCCAAAGCACGGTCAGTAAACTGGAGATGGTCAGCCGCGAAGAATTTGATGCTCAGGTCGCTGTGCTGCATCGGTCCCGAGAAAAAATCGATCAACTGGAGCAACAATTGCAACAACTCACGGAGCTGGTTGAGCAGCAATAA
- a CDS encoding Fic family protein gives MTILAKDSLQQLQFPLSIGQQLANVRYLQGLHHSRQALSSDLLAGMAVKSQLRASKVMAAEDPSPAFNYQQALNYLTTLDAQALSTELIKDLHQQLHQQGGRWRSVKLTIPRRDQPDKYLVVPTGAETIAADIEQLVSDFKQARQNGVDALIAIPLLIMALMKTFPFFDGNRRLALLLARYLLQDSGYGIVNTIDLESEVVATNRAFYRSLNRSDSSNPLPWLSYWWVLIRRLYQRFDRQIQHANINPGRGSKTALIERFVSQQQQPFRYGDVCKAFPTISRDHIRMILRKLKQNQVIVTEGKGRGAVWKRC, from the coding sequence GTGACTATTTTAGCCAAAGACTCACTCCAACAACTGCAATTCCCGCTATCGATTGGCCAGCAGCTAGCCAATGTACGCTATCTGCAAGGGCTACACCATAGCAGGCAGGCACTATCGAGCGACCTGCTGGCTGGTATGGCGGTTAAATCCCAGCTTAGGGCCAGCAAGGTTATGGCCGCCGAAGATCCATCGCCGGCATTTAATTACCAGCAAGCGCTGAATTATTTAACCACACTGGATGCCCAAGCCTTAAGCACTGAGCTGATTAAAGATTTACACCAACAGTTACATCAGCAGGGCGGGCGCTGGCGCAGCGTAAAGCTGACTATTCCACGGCGGGACCAACCGGATAAATATCTGGTGGTGCCCACAGGGGCTGAGACGATTGCCGCCGATATTGAACAACTGGTGAGTGACTTTAAGCAGGCACGGCAAAATGGCGTAGATGCACTGATTGCCATTCCCCTGCTTATTATGGCGCTCATGAAAACCTTTCCCTTTTTTGACGGTAATCGCCGGCTGGCATTATTGCTTGCCCGTTATCTGTTGCAAGATAGCGGCTACGGCATTGTTAATACGATTGATCTTGAATCTGAGGTGGTGGCCACGAACCGGGCTTTTTACCGCTCTCTCAATCGCAGTGACAGTAGTAACCCTCTGCCATGGCTGAGCTATTGGTGGGTGCTAATTCGCCGCCTGTACCAGCGCTTTGACCGGCAAATTCAACATGCCAATATTAACCCCGGCCGCGGTTCCAAAACCGCGCTGATCGAACGGTTTGTCTCGCAGCAGCAGCAACCCTTTCGCTACGGTGACGTCTGCAAAGCCTTTCCGACAATTAGCCGGGATCATATCAGGATGATTTTGCGCAAGCTGAAGCAGAACCAAGTGATTGTCACCGAAGGCAAGGGCCGCGGTGCTGTATGGAAACGCTGTTAG
- a CDS encoding GNAT family N-acetyltransferase — protein sequence MIKTDRLLLRQWTKEDFLPFSEMCSDKDVMEFFPKIQTPKESIELGNKILSLINKRGWGFWAVEVPKHHKFIGFVGLHIPADSMPFSPCVEIGWRLSRQHWGKGYATEAAKESLNYAFSILELDEVVSFTTLANNRSKAVMRKIGMHDSRQNFMHPDIEATHPQCEHVLYKISKTEWQNNKL from the coding sequence ATGATAAAAACAGATAGATTACTACTCCGCCAGTGGACAAAAGAGGATTTTCTTCCTTTTTCCGAAATGTGCAGCGATAAGGATGTGATGGAGTTTTTCCCAAAGATACAGACACCAAAAGAAAGTATTGAACTGGGTAATAAGATTCTGTCACTTATCAATAAGCGTGGTTGGGGATTTTGGGCCGTTGAAGTACCCAAGCACCATAAATTCATTGGTTTTGTTGGTCTGCATATTCCAGCAGACAGTATGCCCTTTTCTCCCTGTGTGGAAATCGGCTGGCGCTTATCCAGGCAGCACTGGGGTAAAGGCTATGCAACAGAGGCTGCCAAAGAGTCTCTTAACTATGCGTTTAGCATATTAGAGCTAGATGAAGTTGTCTCATTTACGACTTTGGCCAATAATCGTTCAAAGGCCGTTATGCGAAAAATCGGGATGCACGATAGCCGACAAAATTTTATGCATCCAGATATTGAGGCTACACACCCTCAATGTGAACATGTGCTCTATAAAATCAGCAAAACAGAATGGCAAAATAACAAATTATAA
- the uvrD gene encoding DNA helicase II translates to MDVSHILNDLNDAQRQAVAAPSANLLVLAGAGSGKTRVLVHRIAWLIQAEGASPYSILSVTFTNKAAKEMRARIDELMGSSVGGGMGAPRGMWVGTFHGIAHRLLKAHWKEAGLPQNFQILDSDDQLRIIKRIHKELDLDESHWPPKQSQWFINAQKDEGRRSAHIEDYGKDLNHTMMLRVYLAYEQACERQGVVDFAELLLRAHELWLKQPAVLKHYQERFSHILVDEFQDTNTIQYAWLRVLAGKQIPVVAVGDDDQSIYGWRGAKIENIQQYSKDFPNTQIVRLEQNYRSTSTILQAANAVIENNSDRLGKELWTEDGEGELISLYAGFNEQDEARFVVERIEEWVKDGNTRSTSSILYRSNAQSRVLEEALIRSGIPYRIYGGQRFYDRMEIKNALAYMRLMNNRDDDTAIERVINTPTRGIGSKTVDTVREYAREHSLSLWKSAGQIIEQKLLPNRAATAVQKFIDLINSMDVDTDEVTLRELTDHVVSVSGLIEFHQKEKGEKGQARIENLQELVVASGQFVPEDETISPLQEFLDSAALDAGEQQADEYEDSVQLMTLHSAKGLEFPLVFLVGMEENLFPHKMSMEESGRLEEERRLCYVGITRAMQKLYITYAESRRMYGNENFNSPSRFIREIPKELVQEVRLNTTISRPASYSPSSFQDHAIPDTGISLGQQVLHSIFGVGTVVNFEGQGPSARVQINFDDEGSKWLVVQYANLEAL, encoded by the coding sequence ATGGATGTATCGCATATTCTCAATGATTTAAATGACGCCCAACGGCAAGCCGTGGCTGCCCCTTCCGCTAACTTACTGGTGCTGGCCGGTGCTGGCAGTGGTAAAACCCGCGTATTGGTGCACCGTATCGCCTGGCTTATTCAGGCCGAAGGCGCATCGCCCTACAGTATTCTGTCGGTGACCTTCACCAATAAAGCCGCCAAGGAAATGCGCGCCCGTATTGATGAATTAATGGGCTCATCGGTAGGCGGGGGCATGGGCGCTCCACGGGGTATGTGGGTGGGCACCTTTCACGGTATTGCGCACCGATTATTAAAAGCCCACTGGAAAGAAGCAGGCCTGCCGCAAAATTTCCAAATTCTCGATAGCGATGACCAGCTAAGAATTATTAAACGTATCCACAAAGAGTTAGACCTTGATGAGAGCCACTGGCCGCCCAAGCAATCGCAGTGGTTTATTAATGCGCAAAAAGATGAGGGTCGCCGCTCAGCTCATATTGAAGACTACGGCAAAGATTTAAACCATACCATGATGTTGCGTGTTTACCTGGCCTACGAGCAGGCTTGTGAGCGACAGGGCGTGGTTGATTTTGCTGAGTTATTATTGCGCGCCCATGAGCTGTGGTTAAAACAACCGGCGGTGTTAAAGCATTATCAAGAGCGCTTTAGCCATATTCTGGTTGACGAGTTTCAGGATACCAACACCATTCAATATGCCTGGCTGCGAGTATTAGCGGGCAAGCAAATTCCGGTAGTCGCGGTGGGGGATGATGATCAGTCGATCTACGGTTGGCGCGGTGCCAAGATTGAAAATATTCAGCAGTACTCAAAAGATTTTCCCAATACCCAAATTGTTCGGCTGGAACAAAATTACCGTTCGACCTCGACAATATTACAAGCGGCCAATGCGGTGATTGAAAATAATAGCGATCGCCTGGGTAAAGAACTATGGACCGAAGATGGCGAGGGTGAATTAATCTCTCTCTATGCCGGGTTTAATGAACAGGATGAAGCGCGTTTTGTGGTCGAGCGTATTGAAGAATGGGTTAAGGATGGCAATACCAGAAGCACTTCGTCGATTCTTTATCGCTCCAATGCGCAATCACGGGTATTGGAAGAGGCCTTGATTCGCAGCGGTATTCCCTACCGTATTTATGGTGGCCAGCGTTTTTATGACCGTATGGAAATTAAAAATGCCCTGGCCTATATGCGGCTGATGAATAACCGCGATGATGATACGGCGATTGAGCGGGTGATCAATACACCTACTCGCGGAATCGGTAGCAAAACGGTGGATACTGTACGTGAGTATGCCCGTGAACATAGTTTGTCGTTATGGAAATCCGCCGGCCAGATTATTGAGCAAAAACTCTTGCCTAACCGCGCCGCCACCGCAGTACAAAAATTTATTGATTTAATCAATAGCATGGATGTTGATACCGATGAGGTCACCCTGCGTGAACTTACTGACCATGTGGTAAGTGTTTCCGGCTTAATTGAGTTTCATCAAAAAGAAAAAGGTGAAAAGGGTCAGGCAAGAATAGAAAACTTACAGGAACTGGTGGTCGCCTCAGGTCAGTTTGTGCCTGAAGACGAAACCATCTCGCCACTGCAAGAGTTTCTGGATAGCGCAGCATTGGATGCCGGTGAGCAACAAGCCGATGAATATGAAGACAGTGTGCAATTAATGACCTTGCACTCAGCGAAAGGGTTGGAGTTCCCCTTAGTCTTTTTGGTGGGTATGGAAGAAAATCTATTCCCCCATAAAATGTCGATGGAAGAGTCTGGCCGATTGGAAGAAGAGCGCCGCCTCTGTTATGTGGGCATTACCCGGGCTATGCAAAAACTCTATATCACCTATGCCGAGTCACGGCGTATGTACGGTAATGAAAACTTTAATTCACCGTCGCGCTTTATCCGTGAGATACCCAAAGAACTCGTGCAAGAAGTACGGTTAAATACCACCATTAGCCGCCCGGCCAGTTATTCACCCTCCTCATTTCAGGACCATGCGATTCCAGATACGGGCATTAGTCTGGGGCAGCAAGTGTTACATTCTATTTTTGGCGTGGGCACCGTGGTTAATTTTGAAGGGCAGGGACCCTCTGCCAGAGTGCAGATAAACTTTGATGATGAAGGCAGCAAATGGTTGGTTGTACAGTATGCCAATCTTGAGGCCTTATAA
- a CDS encoding YifB family Mg chelatase-like AAA ATPase, giving the protein MSLATVYTRAKCGIDAPLVRVEVHLSNGLPALSIVGLPETAVRESKDRVRSAIINSHFEFPSRRVTINLAPADLPKEGGRFDLAIAIGILAASKQLPNHTLETFEFLGELGLTGELHPVQGALAAAIKSSKAERALVVPAANTDEATLCEEATIFSCNNLLQLSAHLHNRELLTPQRAQAPSQSSPNYPDLSEVKGQALARRALEIAAAGNHNLLFCGPPGTGKTMLASRLPGILPPLNQQEMLEVAAVYSISQQSSPRHYYQRPFRNPHHTASPIALVGGGSSPRPGEISLANHGVLFLDELPEFQRRVLEVLREPLESGEILISRANQQLVFPANFQLIAAMNPCPCGYYGDLHKACRCSPDQLRRYRDKISGPLLDRIDMQVTVNRLPVSALRQQQQAGEASATVLKRVMRCRDLQQQRQQCTNSRLDNRLLELHCPLSEKDHELLELAVMQWHLSPRAYHRILRVARTIADLAAAVDINSQHLTEAMSYRALDKEQT; this is encoded by the coding sequence ATGTCACTTGCTACTGTTTATACCCGCGCCAAATGCGGTATTGATGCCCCTCTGGTGCGGGTTGAAGTTCATCTATCGAATGGTCTGCCCGCGCTTTCAATTGTCGGCCTGCCGGAAACGGCGGTTCGCGAAAGCAAAGACCGGGTGCGCAGCGCCATTATTAATTCTCACTTTGAATTTCCCAGTCGGCGAGTCACCATTAATCTGGCACCGGCAGATTTACCCAAAGAGGGGGGCCGATTTGATCTGGCTATCGCTATCGGCATTCTCGCCGCCTCCAAACAACTGCCTAATCATACTCTGGAGACCTTTGAATTTTTAGGGGAGCTGGGATTAACCGGGGAGTTGCATCCGGTACAAGGTGCTCTCGCTGCAGCCATCAAAAGTTCCAAAGCGGAACGGGCATTGGTGGTACCGGCGGCCAATACCGATGAAGCGACGCTCTGTGAAGAGGCGACCATTTTCAGCTGTAATAATTTATTGCAGCTATCGGCACATTTACATAACAGGGAGCTGTTAACACCACAGCGCGCCCAAGCCCCATCGCAATCATCACCCAACTACCCTGACCTTAGCGAGGTTAAGGGCCAGGCACTAGCAAGGCGTGCCTTGGAAATTGCTGCCGCCGGCAACCATAATCTTTTATTCTGTGGCCCACCGGGTACGGGGAAAACAATGCTTGCCAGTAGGCTGCCGGGTATTTTACCGCCGCTAAACCAGCAGGAAATGTTAGAGGTGGCTGCGGTCTATTCGATTAGCCAACAATCATCGCCGCGACATTATTATCAACGTCCCTTTAGAAACCCTCACCATACCGCTTCGCCGATTGCCTTGGTAGGGGGCGGTAGCAGCCCTCGCCCCGGTGAAATATCTCTGGCCAATCATGGTGTGTTATTTTTAGATGAGTTACCGGAGTTTCAACGCAGGGTGTTAGAAGTACTGCGAGAACCACTGGAGTCTGGTGAGATTTTAATTTCCCGGGCCAATCAGCAATTGGTTTTTCCTGCCAACTTTCAATTAATTGCGGCTATGAACCCCTGCCCCTGTGGTTATTATGGTGACTTACATAAAGCCTGTCGCTGTTCCCCTGACCAACTACGGCGTTATCGCGATAAAATTTCAGGCCCGCTGCTTGATCGGATAGATATGCAGGTGACGGTTAACCGGTTACCGGTGAGTGCGTTGCGACAACAGCAGCAAGCTGGAGAAGCTTCGGCCACGGTTCTAAAAAGGGTAATGCGCTGTAGGGACTTACAACAGCAGCGCCAGCAATGCACGAATAGTCGGCTGGATAATCGGCTATTGGAGCTTCATTGCCCGTTAAGCGAGAAAGACCATGAATTATTAGAGCTGGCGGTGATGCAATGGCATTTATCACCCCGCGCCTATCATCGTATCTTACGGGTGGCAAGAACCATTGCTGATTTGGCAGCGGCCGTTGATATTAATAGCCAGCACCTGACAGAGGCAATGAGTTACCGAGCGCTGGATAAAGAGCAGACCTAA
- a CDS encoding ammonium transporter, whose translation MENEIFQLQYALDTFYFLICGALVMWMAAGFAMLEAGLVRSKNTTEILTKNVALYAISCIMYMVCGYAIMYGGDIMLATITGDGVTGAEEAATYAPSADFFFQVVFVATAMSIVSGAVAERMKLWAFLAFAVVMTGFIYPMEGSWTWGGNAVFGMYTLGDLGFSDFAGSGIVHMAGAAAALAGVLLLGARKGKYGPNGQVNAIPGANLPLATLGTFILWMGWFGFNGGSVLATASVESANSVAVVFMNTNAAAAGGLVAALAVARILFGKADLTMALNGALAGLVAITAEPSTPTALQATLFGAVGGVLVVFSILTLDKLKIDDPVGAISVHGVVGLLGLLLVPVTNDGSSFSGQIIGALTIFGWVFITSLIVWGVLKAVIGIRVSEEEEYEGVDLSECGMEAYPEFTTK comes from the coding sequence ATGGAAAACGAAATTTTTCAATTACAGTATGCGCTCGACACATTTTATTTCTTAATTTGTGGCGCGCTGGTTATGTGGATGGCAGCAGGTTTTGCCATGTTAGAAGCGGGTCTTGTTCGCTCTAAAAATACCACTGAAATCTTAACCAAGAACGTCGCGCTTTATGCGATCTCTTGCATTATGTATATGGTTTGCGGTTACGCGATTATGTACGGCGGCGACATTATGCTTGCCACCATTACTGGCGACGGTGTAACCGGCGCTGAAGAAGCGGCTACTTACGCACCTTCTGCTGACTTTTTCTTCCAGGTAGTGTTTGTTGCTACTGCCATGTCGATTGTTTCCGGTGCGGTTGCTGAGCGTATGAAGCTTTGGGCCTTCCTGGCTTTTGCTGTAGTCATGACGGGTTTTATCTACCCAATGGAAGGTTCCTGGACTTGGGGTGGCAACGCCGTATTCGGTATGTACACTTTAGGCGACTTGGGTTTCTCTGACTTTGCAGGTTCCGGTATTGTTCATATGGCAGGTGCCGCTGCGGCCTTGGCTGGTGTTCTTTTACTAGGCGCTCGTAAAGGCAAGTATGGTCCTAACGGTCAGGTTAACGCGATTCCTGGTGCTAACCTTCCTCTGGCTACATTAGGTACCTTCATCCTGTGGATGGGTTGGTTTGGTTTCAACGGTGGTTCTGTACTAGCTACAGCCAGCGTAGAAAGTGCTAACAGTGTTGCCGTAGTGTTTATGAATACTAACGCTGCTGCTGCCGGTGGTTTGGTTGCTGCTCTTGCAGTTGCCCGCATCCTGTTCGGCAAAGCGGATTTAACCATGGCCCTTAACGGTGCACTAGCAGGTCTGGTTGCTATCACTGCTGAGCCTTCAACGCCAACAGCTCTGCAAGCAACTCTGTTCGGTGCGGTCGGTGGTGTACTGGTTGTATTCTCAATCCTGACTTTAGACAAACTGAAAATTGATGACCCTGTAGGTGCTATCTCTGTTCACGGTGTTGTTGGTCTATTAGGTCTGTTATTAGTGCCTGTAACTAACGACGGTTCAAGCTTCTCTGGCCAGATCATTGGTGCTTTAACCATCTTTGGCTGGGTCTTTATCACTAGCTTGATTGTTTGGGGTGTTCTGAAAGCCGTCATCGGTATCAGAGTCTCTGAAGAAGAAGAGTACGAAGGTGTGGATCTTTCAGAGTGTGGTATGGAAGCCTATCCGGAGTTTACTACTAAGTAA
- a CDS encoding TorF family putative porin: MKKLLASSIVAATAFAGVSAPAMADLSANVGFASEYYYRGILQKESSASAGIDFEQSGFYAGTWAADVGDGLEYDIYAGYGMEFGDFSVSGGVTGYYYTGEFDDTYEEVNLSAGWKFISVGYSVGEWDGFGESEDYDFIEVTVEHNGFYATYGEFGDDFDGDYIEVGYGAEVGGFDLGVAGIFSSDELSDQEDSKGEPTESEAIVFTLSKTFDL; encoded by the coding sequence ATGAAAAAATTATTAGCTTCTAGCATCGTTGCTGCCACTGCTTTTGCCGGTGTTTCAGCACCTGCCATGGCCGATCTTTCAGCCAACGTTGGTTTCGCATCTGAATACTACTACCGCGGTATTTTGCAGAAAGAATCTTCTGCTTCTGCCGGTATCGATTTTGAACAGTCGGGTTTTTACGCCGGTACTTGGGCTGCTGACGTAGGTGACGGCCTTGAGTACGACATCTATGCAGGTTACGGCATGGAGTTTGGTGATTTCTCTGTTAGCGGTGGTGTAACCGGTTACTACTACACTGGCGAGTTCGATGACACTTATGAAGAAGTTAACCTGTCTGCGGGTTGGAAATTTATCAGCGTTGGTTACAGCGTCGGTGAGTGGGACGGTTTTGGTGAGTCAGAAGATTATGACTTTATCGAAGTGACTGTTGAGCACAACGGTTTCTACGCCACTTACGGTGAGTTTGGTGATGACTTTGATGGTGATTACATTGAAGTTGGTTACGGCGCTGAAGTTGGCGGTTTTGACCTGGGTGTTGCCGGTATCTTCAGCAGCGACGAGTTGTCTGACCAGGAAGATAGCAAAGGCGAGCCAACTGAAAGTGAAGCGATTGTATTCACTCTTAGCAAAACTTTTGATCTGTAA